A single Populus nigra chromosome 13, ddPopNigr1.1, whole genome shotgun sequence DNA region contains:
- the LOC133670505 gene encoding pentatricopeptide repeat-containing protein At5g09450, mitochondrial-like: MASGSLFLSLTRSKLRSLCALEKWKPVRFLSSGGALRSESEFLEGEELKSKENEDDLKGRIFRLRLPKRSVTNVIDKWVREGNTVSASELRHISKELRKSQRFKHALEISEWMVAHEEFELSDTDHASRIDLMTKVFGVDAAERYFDGLPLAAKTTETYTALLHSYAAAKLIEKAEEFYKRIKGSNLSFSALMYNEMMTLYMSVGQLEKVSQVVEELKHQKVAPDIFTYNLWISSCAAALNIDKVRRILDEMSQDSGVNDDWMRYIKIVNIYVTAGHLVNAESSTAAVVEAEKKITQREWITYDFLVILYAGLGKKDKIDQIWKSLRMTNQKMTSRNFVCILSSYLMLGHLKEVGEIVDQWKQSSTTDFDISACNRLLDAISCLGLTEIANNFHMLLIERNCDPKHISE, translated from the exons ATGGCATCTGGGTCGCTCTTCCTCTCTCTCACAAG atCCAAACTGAGATCTCTATGTGCATTAGAGAAATGGAAACCTGTTAGGTTTCTTTCTTCAGGTGGTGCTTTAAGAAGTGAAAGTGAATTCCTTGAAGGAGAGGAATTGAAATCAAAGGAAAATGAAGATGACTTGAAGGGTAGAATTTTCAGGCTTAGACTACCGAAGAGAAGTGTAACAAATGTTATAGATAAATGGGTCAGAGAAGGAAACACTGTTTCTGCTTCTGAGTTAAGGCATATCTCTAAAGAGCTAAGGAAGTCTCAGCGTTTCAAGCATGCACTTGAG ATATCAGAATGGATGGTTGCACATGAAGAATTTGAGTTATCAGACACTGACCATGCAAGCCGTATTGACTTGATGACAAAAGTTTTTGGTGTTGATGCTGCTGAGCGCTACTTTGATGGTTTACCTCTTGCAGCAAAAACTACCGAAACCTACACTGCTCTCCTCCACTCTTATGCTGCGGCAAAATTGATTGAAAAGGCTGAGGAATTTTACAAGAGAATAAAGGGATCAAACTTGTCCTTCAGTGCTCTCATGTACAATGAGATGATGACTTTATACATGTCAGTTGGACAGCTGGAGAAAGTCTCTCAAGTTGTTGAAGAACTGAAACATCAGAAGGTTGCTCCTGATATCTTCACTTACAATCTCTGGATAAGTTCATGTGCTGCAGCTCTAAATATTGATAAAGTTAGAAGGATTTTGGATGAGATGAGCCAAGACTCTGGTGTTAATGATGATTGGATGAGATACATTAAGATAGTGAACATATATGTCACAGCAGGTCATCTTGTGAATGCAGAGTCCAGCACCGCCGCTGTAGTTGAAGCTGAGAAAAAAATCACTCAAAGAGAATGGATAACGTATGATTTCCTTGTTATCCTATATGCAGGTTTAGGGAAGAAAGATAAAATCGACCAAATCTGGAAATCCTTGAGAATGACTAACCAGAAAATGACGAGCAGAAACTTtgtatgcattctttcttcatATCTGATGCTTGGCCATTTGAAAGAAGTGGGAGAAATTGTTGATCAATGGAAACAATCTAGCACTACAGACTTTGATATCTCTGCATGCAATAGGCTTTTGGACGCGATCTCTTGTTTGGGACTAACTGAAATTGCCAACAACTTCCATATGCTACTGATTGAGAGGAATTGTGACCCCAAACATATATCAGAGTAA
- the LOC133670990 gene encoding uncharacterized protein LOC133670990 isoform X2, translated as MKEEDVNCCQIQEWYPKFKSVSIKTVIHELPESFVVYLLDDSGPFLLPHSISGEDALPNRIHNPVDEEDYQVSEGSGDESEQPPLPPSFPELELNIKESIKTLGGAVFPKLNWSAPKDSAWISPSGSLRCTSFSEIALLLRSSDSLVHDLCHAYDTCSDKTLSRPPSFFLALRKWYSSFLPEMEFRCIVRDKQLVGISQREVTTFYPTLLEKKNDLLWLIEEFFTDNVRLKFESENYTFDVYVMKDGRAKILDFNPWGAFTLPLLFTWEELEQNLREEEDGVNFRIVENQCGIRPSLKTAVPRDYLDTSPGSGWDQFLRKADKELREQKRSPENGA; from the coding sequence ATGAAGGAAGAAGATGTGAATTGTTGCCAGATTCAGGAATGGTACCCAAAATTCAAGTCTGTATCCATTAAAACAGTAATCCATGAACTTCCAGAATCTTTTGTCGTGTACCTTCTTGATGATTCCGGTCCTTTCCTCCTCCCTCATTCTATCTCAGGCGAAGATGCCCTGCCCAATAGAATTCACAACCCTGTAGATGAAGAAGACTATCAGGTGTCAGAAGGATCTGGAGATGAATCAGAACAACCACCATTGCCCCCTTCTTTCCCAGAACTTGAATTGAACATTAAGGAGTCAATTAAAACCCTTGGAGGTGCAGTTTTTCCTAAGCTGAACTGGAGTGCTCCAAAAGACTCTGCTTGGATAAGTCCATCTGGTTCCCTTCGCTGCACTTCGTTCAGTGAGATAGCATTATTGCTTCGGTCATCTGACTCACTGGTCCATGATTTGTGCCACGCCTATGACACATGCAGTGACAAAACCTTGTCAAGACCCCCAAGTTTCTTTCTTGCTCTTCGCAAGTGGTATTCATCTTTCTTGCCTGAGATGGAATTTCGTTGCATTGTTCGGGATAAGCAACTAGTTGGAATTTCACAGAGAGAAGTGACTACATTTTATCCCACACTCCTTGAGAAGAAAAATGACCTTCTGTGGTTGATTGAGGAATTTTTCACAGATAACGTGAGACTAAAATTTGAATCAGAAAATTACACCTTTGATGTCTATGTGATGAAGGATGGGCGTGCTAAGATATTGGATTTTAACCCATGGGGTGCATTTACACTCCCGCTGCTTTTTACATGGGAGGAACTGGAGCAGAATCTCAGGGAAGAGGAGGATGGGGTGAATTTCAGAATCGTGGAGAACCAGTGTGGAATTCGGCCAAGTCTGAAAACAGCAGTCCCGCGAGATTACTTGGATACTAGCCCAGGGAGTGGTTGGGACCAGTTCTTGAGGAAGGCTGACAAGGAGTTGCGGGAGCAGAAAAGGTCTCCTGAAAACGGTGCCTGA
- the LOC133670990 gene encoding uncharacterized protein LOC133670990 isoform X1 — protein MWAIHFLANSSMNKQRYLVLIAGEAIKPGTMKEEDVNCCQIQEWYPKFKSVSIKTVIHELPESFVVYLLDDSGPFLLPHSISGEDALPNRIHNPVDEEDYQVSEGSGDESEQPPLPPSFPELELNIKESIKTLGGAVFPKLNWSAPKDSAWISPSGSLRCTSFSEIALLLRSSDSLVHDLCHAYDTCSDKTLSRPPSFFLALRKWYSSFLPEMEFRCIVRDKQLVGISQREVTTFYPTLLEKKNDLLWLIEEFFTDNVRLKFESENYTFDVYVMKDGRAKILDFNPWGAFTLPLLFTWEELEQNLREEEDGVNFRIVENQCGIRPSLKTAVPRDYLDTSPGSGWDQFLRKADKELREQKRSPENGA, from the exons ATGTGGGCTATTCATTTTCTGGCTAATTCTTCTATGAACAAGCAAAGATATTTAGTGTTG ATAGCAGGAGAAGCAATTAAACCAGGGACAATGAAGGAAGAAGATGTGAATTGTTGCCAGATTCAGGAATGGTACCCAAAATTCAAGTCTGTATCCATTAAAACAGTAATCCATGAACTTCCAGAATCTTTTGTCGTGTACCTTCTTGATGATTCCGGTCCTTTCCTCCTCCCTCATTCTATCTCAGGCGAAGATGCCCTGCCCAATAGAATTCACAACCCTGTAGATGAAGAAGACTATCAGGTGTCAGAAGGATCTGGAGATGAATCAGAACAACCACCATTGCCCCCTTCTTTCCCAGAACTTGAATTGAACATTAAGGAGTCAATTAAAACCCTTGGAGGTGCAGTTTTTCCTAAGCTGAACTGGAGTGCTCCAAAAGACTCTGCTTGGATAAGTCCATCTGGTTCCCTTCGCTGCACTTCGTTCAGTGAGATAGCATTATTGCTTCGGTCATCTGACTCACTGGTCCATGATTTGTGCCACGCCTATGACACATGCAGTGACAAAACCTTGTCAAGACCCCCAAGTTTCTTTCTTGCTCTTCGCAAGTGGTATTCATCTTTCTTGCCTGAGATGGAATTTCGTTGCATTGTTCGGGATAAGCAACTAGTTGGAATTTCACAGAGAGAAGTGACTACATTTTATCCCACACTCCTTGAGAAGAAAAATGACCTTCTGTGGTTGATTGAGGAATTTTTCACAGATAACGTGAGACTAAAATTTGAATCAGAAAATTACACCTTTGATGTCTATGTGATGAAGGATGGGCGTGCTAAGATATTGGATTTTAACCCATGGGGTGCATTTACACTCCCGCTGCTTTTTACATGGGAGGAACTGGAGCAGAATCTCAGGGAAGAGGAGGATGGGGTGAATTTCAGAATCGTGGAGAACCAGTGTGGAATTCGGCCAAGTCTGAAAACAGCAGTCCCGCGAGATTACTTGGATACTAGCCCAGGGAGTGGTTGGGACCAGTTCTTGAGGAAGGCTGACAAGGAGTTGCGGGAGCAGAAAAGGTCTCCTGAAAACGGTGCCTGA
- the LOC133670989 gene encoding 2-oxoglutarate-dependent dioxygenase 19-like, producing the protein MAAETASLLPSQAFPSQPTKITSIKTLAESPGLTSIPATHTFTPDLHDQVICVPEGAIPVIDYSLLISGTPDQRSKIVHELGRACQDWGFFMVINHGVPENLLSSILDGCKGFFDLPEEEKQEFKGNHVLDPIRSGTSCNVSVEKAFYWRDFLKFFVHPVFSSPTKPAGLSEISLEYSQRVREVARGLLKGISESLGLEGSYIDKALNLEQGKQIFVANLYPTCPQPELAIGLPPHSDHGLLTLLIYNGIGGIQIQREGKWVNVCALPNSFLVNTGDQLEILSNGRYKSVLHRAMVNSKATRISIAMIHGPSLDSVVSPATELLVSSKGNEPAAYVGMKYKDYLELQQSNKLDGKSCLDRVRSSSLATASVCVPNHERNNDTSVIS; encoded by the exons atGGCTGCTGAAACAGCTTCCCTTCTTCCCTCCCAAGCATTTCCTAGTCAACCTACCAAGATAACAAGCATCAAAACGTTAGCTGAATCTCCTGGTCTCACCTCCATCCCCGCCACTCACACCTTCACTCCTGATCTCCATGACCAGGTAATTTGTGTCCCAGAAGGAGCCATTCCTGTCATAGATTACTCTCTTCTTATTTCAGGCACTCCCGATCAACGGTCTAAAATAGTTCATGAACTTGGCAGAGCCTGTCAGGACTGGGGCTTCTTCATG gTGATCAATCATGGGGTGCCAGAGAACCTTCTCAGCTCGATACTGGATGGGTGTA AAGGTTTTTTTGATCTGCCAGAAGAGGAGAAGCAAGAGTTTAAAGGGAACCATGTACTGGACCCAATAAGGTCTGGCACCAGCTGTAATGTTTCAGTGGAAAAGGCTTTCTATTGGAGGGATTTTCTCAAGTTCTTTGTACATCCTGTGTTCTCCTCACCTACCAAACCTGCTGGCCTCAG TGAGATTTCATTAGAGTACTCCCAGAGAGTCAGAGAAGTAGCAAGGGGGTTACTGAAAGGAATATCCGAAAGTTTGGGATTGGAAGGAAGCTATATAGACAAGGCACTGAATTTGGAACAGGGGAAACAAATATTTGTTGCAAACTTGTATCCAACTTGTCCACAGCCAGAGCTTGCAATAGGCTTGCCCCCTCATTCAGATCATGGCTTGTTGACACTTCTAATCTACAATGGAATTGGTGGCATTCAAATTCAACGCGAAGGGAAGTGGGTCAATGTCTGTGCCCTCCCCAACTCCTTCCTGGTTAACACTGGAGATCAGCTTGAG ATTTTGAGCAATGGAAGGTACAAGAGTGTTCTGCACCGAGCAATGGTGAACAGCAAGGCTACAAGGATATCCATAGCTATGATACATGGACCATCACTAGACTCAGTCGTTAGCCCAGCAACAGAGTTATTAGTGAGCAGTAAAGGCAATGAGCCAGCAGCATACGTTGGCATGAAATACAAAGACTACCTGGAACTTCAGCAAAGCAACAAGCTGGATGGGAAATCTTGCTTGGATCGAGTTCGATCCAGCAGTTTAGCTACTGCTTCTGTGTGTGTACCAAACCATGAACGTAATAATGATACTTCTGTGATTTCATGA